The Agromyces hippuratus genome has a window encoding:
- a CDS encoding metal-dependent hydrolase produces MLPSRDTLVTYPDGALDADTVVLHVAPTADGRIAVVTEATSFHPVDAAWPDQPADTGTLTAGDLEVPIDDAVVAATDGTELFLGADIPVRKGTEGWSFLVAHLVAGDAAITEGDAVAVRADASARRALSTGHTACHAAALALNAALAGNWSKTAREDALGAPDFDGIAIASSRIVPGGSVDVYRLNKSLRRAGFDTASVAADELDELAASVTATIADWAAAGAAVRIDREGDGLTDRRYWVAELPAGTARIACGGTHVASLAELGDVRVEFEAGDDGGTPVLTMRTHAAPAR; encoded by the coding sequence GTGCTGCCCTCACGCGACACGCTCGTCACCTATCCCGACGGCGCGCTCGACGCAGACACCGTGGTGCTGCACGTCGCGCCAACGGCTGACGGCCGAATCGCCGTCGTCACCGAGGCGACGAGCTTCCACCCGGTCGACGCGGCCTGGCCCGATCAGCCGGCCGACACCGGCACGCTGACCGCGGGCGACCTCGAGGTGCCGATCGACGACGCCGTCGTCGCGGCCACCGACGGCACCGAGCTCTTCCTCGGCGCCGACATCCCCGTGCGCAAGGGCACCGAGGGCTGGTCGTTCCTCGTCGCCCACCTCGTCGCAGGCGATGCCGCGATCACCGAGGGCGATGCGGTCGCAGTGCGAGCGGATGCCTCGGCGCGCCGCGCCCTCTCGACCGGTCACACCGCCTGCCACGCGGCGGCGCTCGCCCTGAACGCCGCACTCGCCGGCAACTGGTCGAAGACCGCGCGCGAGGACGCGCTCGGGGCACCCGATTTCGACGGCATCGCGATCGCATCGAGCCGCATCGTGCCGGGCGGCTCCGTCGACGTGTACCGCCTCAACAAGTCGCTGCGCCGCGCCGGGTTCGACACGGCATCGGTCGCCGCCGACGAGCTCGACGAGCTCGCGGCATCCGTCACCGCGACCATCGCCGACTGGGCCGCCGCCGGCGCCGCCGTGCGCATCGACCGCGAGGGCGACGGGCTCACCGACCGCCGGTACTGGGTCGCCGAGCTTCCCGCCGGCACCGCCCGCATCGCGTGCGGCGGCACGCACGTCGCCTCACTCGCCGAACTCGGCGACGTACGCGTCGAGTTCGAGGCGGGCGACGATGGCGGCACCCCCGTGCTGACGATGCGCACGCACGCCGCACCGGCGCGCTGA
- a CDS encoding MFS transporter, which yields MGSYSELLRTSGVARIIAAQLTARFPSGMLSLAFLLHVEQQTGSYGAAGLVLAATSIGQAVAGPLTSRLMGRLGMRPVLIATLAVCVTAIVAIALLPLTVPLYMAVGLIAGLANPPVQPAVRTIYPKMVNSRQLTPLFSLDASAQEIIWVVGPVVTTFVATQIGTVWAILLAAVLMVIGGIWFISSPELGRVRIPRSKRRFGTVLGRPAVLLATIVGFLLIGATAAIEAGVVAVFGHGGAEAGIVLAIFAVGSLAGGLFLGHVPIGPWATARRMFIVFAGTALAAGLMDFWWLSITLFIAGIGIAPALAVLFAIVSASVKFSDTAEAYGWVGTGQLIGAALGSALAGFLIDSSGPQGAFWAAAVLAFLGFLVGLLGRRWHPDLRGRDASPIPDTEPVPAQPS from the coding sequence GTGGGAAGCTACTCCGAACTGCTCAGAACCTCGGGCGTCGCTCGTATCATCGCCGCCCAGCTGACCGCGCGCTTCCCGTCGGGCATGCTGTCGCTCGCGTTCCTGCTCCACGTCGAACAGCAGACGGGCTCCTACGGAGCCGCCGGGCTCGTGCTCGCGGCGACCTCGATCGGCCAGGCCGTCGCCGGCCCGCTCACGAGCCGGCTCATGGGCCGGCTCGGCATGCGACCCGTGCTCATCGCGACCCTCGCCGTCTGCGTCACGGCGATCGTCGCGATCGCGCTGCTGCCGCTCACGGTGCCCCTGTACATGGCGGTGGGACTCATCGCGGGATTGGCCAACCCGCCGGTGCAGCCCGCCGTGCGCACGATCTACCCGAAGATGGTGAACTCCCGCCAGCTCACGCCGCTCTTCTCGCTCGACGCCTCGGCGCAGGAGATCATCTGGGTCGTCGGCCCCGTGGTCACGACGTTCGTGGCCACCCAGATCGGCACGGTCTGGGCGATCCTGCTCGCCGCCGTGCTCATGGTCATCGGCGGCATCTGGTTCATCTCCTCGCCCGAGCTCGGCCGGGTGCGCATCCCTCGTTCGAAACGGCGCTTCGGCACCGTGCTCGGCCGCCCCGCAGTGCTCCTCGCGACCATCGTGGGCTTCCTGCTGATCGGCGCCACCGCGGCGATCGAGGCCGGCGTCGTCGCGGTGTTCGGTCACGGCGGCGCCGAGGCGGGCATCGTGCTCGCGATCTTCGCTGTGGGCTCCCTCGCCGGCGGCCTCTTCCTCGGCCATGTGCCGATCGGGCCGTGGGCGACCGCCCGCCGCATGTTCATCGTGTTCGCGGGCACGGCGCTCGCAGCCGGCCTCATGGACTTCTGGTGGCTCTCGATCACCCTCTTCATCGCCGGCATCGGCATCGCACCGGCACTCGCCGTGCTCTTCGCGATCGTCTCGGCGAGCGTGAAGTTCTCGGACACCGCCGAGGCCTACGGATGGGTCGGCACCGGGCAGCTCATCGGCGCCGCCCTCGGCTCGGCGCTCGCGGGCTTCCTCATCGACAGCAGCGGCCCGCAGGGCGCCTTCTGGGCCGCAGCGGTGCTCGCCTTCCTCGGCTTCCTCGTGGGACTGCTCGGGCGGCGCTGGCATCCCGACCTCCGCGGGCGCGACGCCAGCCCGATCCCCGACACCGAGCCGGTGCCGGCGCAGCCGAGCTGA
- a CDS encoding ABC transporter substrate-binding protein: MHSRRLLIPTVAAAAVLLLSGCVDNTTGGDEPNTDSSAPTIAVDEAAAALLPAEIVDSGKLVVGTDAAYPPNEYKDDAGNPIGWDVDLVEALGAKLGLEVEYEIASFDKIIPSITGGTMDMGMSSFTDNAERQKQVDFVDYYNAGILWAAPAGKTVDPDDACGLKVAVQATTYEHTDELPAKSQACVDAGKPAIQITPFDTQDAAANAVVLGQADAMSADSPVTGYAIAQTDGKLEAAGDVFDAAPYGFPVEKGSELAAAVQAAMQSLVDDGTYGDILAEWGVESGAVDTIEINAGT, encoded by the coding sequence ATGCACTCCCGACGCCTGCTCATTCCGACCGTGGCCGCGGCCGCGGTCCTCCTCCTCTCCGGCTGTGTCGACAACACGACCGGTGGCGACGAGCCGAACACCGACTCCTCGGCCCCCACGATCGCGGTCGACGAGGCCGCCGCAGCACTGCTGCCCGCAGAGATCGTCGACTCCGGCAAGCTCGTCGTCGGCACCGATGCCGCCTACCCGCCCAACGAGTACAAGGACGACGCCGGCAACCCGATCGGGTGGGACGTCGACCTCGTCGAGGCCCTCGGCGCCAAGCTCGGCCTCGAGGTCGAGTACGAGATCGCCAGCTTCGACAAGATCATCCCGTCGATCACCGGCGGCACCATGGACATGGGGATGTCGAGCTTCACCGACAACGCCGAGCGCCAGAAGCAGGTCGACTTCGTCGACTACTACAACGCGGGCATCCTCTGGGCAGCCCCGGCCGGCAAGACCGTCGACCCCGACGACGCGTGCGGCCTGAAGGTCGCCGTGCAGGCCACGACCTACGAGCACACCGACGAGCTGCCCGCGAAGAGCCAGGCCTGCGTCGACGCCGGCAAGCCCGCGATCCAGATCACGCCGTTCGACACGCAGGATGCCGCGGCGAACGCCGTGGTGCTCGGCCAGGCCGACGCGATGAGCGCCGACTCGCCCGTCACGGGCTACGCGATCGCCCAGACCGACGGCAAGCTCGAAGCCGCCGGTGACGTCTTCGACGCGGCGCCCTACGGCTTCCCGGTTGAGAAGGGCTCCGAACTCGCCGCAGCCGTCCAGGCCGCGATGCAGTCGCTCGTCGACGACGGCACCTACGGCGACATCCTCGCCGAGTGGGGCGTCGAGTCCGGCGCCGTCGACACGATCGAGATCAACGCGGGCACCTGA
- a CDS encoding acyl-CoA dehydrogenase family protein: MSTTPETLLHDELLERFRERAARYDRDNAFFDEDLAELREVGYLTALVPVELGGLGWTFADAVRGQMRLAGAAPATALAVNMHLVWTGVAKVLRDRGDDSLDFVLREAGAGEIFGFGISEAGNDLMLFGSRTIAEPQAGGGYRYTGRKIFTSLSPAWTRLGTMGLDTVSADAPKLVYGFIDREDPDVRILDDWDTMGMRASQSRTTVLDGAFAASDRIVRRLDPGPNADPLIFGIFANFELLLASVYAGIGDRALDLAVVAARRRTSMKNGGAPLSQDPDIRWRIADAALAQEAIAPQLLAIAHDLDELVDHGAFWFAKLVGVKVRATETAKHVVDQAVRVSGGSTYFAGSELGRLYRDVLAGIFHPSDDESAHSTVANAWLGPIEA, from the coding sequence GTGAGCACGACGCCTGAGACCCTGCTGCACGACGAGCTGCTCGAACGCTTCCGCGAGCGGGCCGCCCGGTACGACCGCGACAACGCGTTCTTCGACGAGGACCTCGCCGAACTCCGCGAGGTCGGTTATCTGACGGCCCTCGTGCCCGTCGAGCTGGGCGGCCTCGGCTGGACGTTCGCCGACGCCGTGCGCGGCCAGATGCGCCTCGCCGGTGCCGCGCCCGCGACGGCGCTCGCGGTCAACATGCACCTCGTCTGGACCGGCGTCGCCAAGGTGCTGCGCGATCGCGGCGACGACTCGCTCGACTTCGTGCTGCGCGAGGCGGGTGCCGGCGAGATCTTCGGGTTCGGCATCAGCGAGGCCGGAAACGACCTCATGCTCTTCGGCTCGCGCACGATCGCCGAGCCCCAGGCCGGCGGCGGCTACCGGTACACGGGCCGCAAGATCTTCACCTCGCTCTCACCCGCCTGGACCCGACTCGGCACGATGGGCCTCGACACGGTCTCGGCAGATGCGCCGAAGCTCGTCTACGGCTTCATCGACCGCGAAGACCCCGACGTGCGCATCCTCGACGACTGGGACACGATGGGCATGCGGGCGAGCCAGAGCCGCACGACCGTGCTCGACGGGGCGTTCGCGGCATCCGACCGCATCGTGCGCCGGCTCGACCCCGGGCCGAACGCCGACCCGCTCATCTTCGGCATCTTCGCGAACTTCGAGCTGCTGCTCGCCTCGGTGTACGCCGGCATCGGCGACCGTGCGCTCGACCTCGCCGTGGTGGCGGCTCGCCGGCGCACCTCGATGAAGAACGGCGGCGCGCCGCTCTCGCAGGACCCCGACATCCGCTGGCGCATCGCCGACGCAGCGCTCGCCCAGGAGGCCATCGCCCCGCAGCTCCTCGCGATCGCGCACGACCTCGACGAGCTCGTCGACCACGGCGCGTTCTGGTTCGCGAAGCTCGTGGGGGTCAAGGTGCGGGCGACCGAGACGGCCAAGCACGTCGTCGACCAGGCCGTGCGCGTCTCGGGAGGCTCGACGTACTTCGCGGGCTCAGAGCTCGGCCGCCTCTACCGCGATGTGCTCGCCGGCATCTTCCATCCGTCCGACGACGAGTCGGCCCATTCGACGGTCGCGAACGCGTGGCTCGGTCCGATCGAAGCGTGA
- a CDS encoding aldo/keto reductase, translating to MSRPLPAAPRLPLADGSSIPQLGYGLYKVPAADAAGLCLDAIDAGYRHLDTAAFYGNEREVGEAVRASGLARDELFVTSKVWKDDNGYDRALRAFDESMRRFALDRLDLFLIHWPVPSTDRYVDTWRALIRIRDEGRVRSIGVSNFHAHHIERLVAETGEAPVVNQVELHPWLPQTALREFDATRGIRTEAWSPLARGRVLGTPLLDELAAKHGRSPAQIVLRWHVQLGNIVIPKASRPERIRENLDVFGFELDIDDLAAIASLDTGERTGRDPDDD from the coding sequence ATGTCACGACCTCTTCCCGCAGCACCGCGACTGCCGCTCGCCGACGGCTCGAGCATCCCGCAGCTCGGCTACGGCCTCTACAAGGTGCCGGCAGCGGATGCCGCGGGCCTCTGCCTCGACGCGATCGATGCGGGCTACCGGCACCTCGACACCGCGGCGTTCTACGGCAATGAACGCGAGGTCGGCGAGGCGGTGCGAGCGTCGGGTCTCGCCCGCGACGAGCTCTTCGTGACGAGCAAGGTGTGGAAGGACGACAACGGCTACGACCGGGCGCTGCGCGCCTTCGACGAATCGATGCGGCGGTTCGCGCTCGATCGGCTCGACCTCTTCCTCATCCACTGGCCCGTGCCGTCGACCGACCGGTACGTCGACACCTGGCGTGCGCTCATCCGCATCCGCGACGAGGGTCGCGTGCGCTCGATCGGCGTCTCCAACTTCCACGCCCACCACATCGAACGACTCGTCGCCGAGACCGGTGAGGCCCCCGTCGTGAACCAGGTCGAGCTGCATCCGTGGCTGCCGCAGACGGCGCTGCGCGAGTTCGATGCGACCCGCGGCATCCGCACCGAGGCGTGGTCGCCGCTCGCACGCGGCCGCGTGCTCGGCACGCCACTGCTCGACGAGCTGGCTGCCAAGCACGGGCGGAGCCCTGCGCAGATCGTGCTGCGCTGGCACGTGCAGCTCGGCAACATCGTGATCCCGAAGGCAAGTCGCCCGGAACGAATCCGCGAGAACCTCGACGTCTTCGGCTTCGAGCTCGACATCGACGACCTCGCGGCGATCGCCTCGCTCGACACCGGCGAGCGCACCGGCCGCGACCCCGACGACGACTGA
- a CDS encoding DUF4349 domain-containing protein, producing MRRRLAPTAAVAAALIVLLLAGCSADQGASTGEPGGMVEEVAPDAPQSVEGGDAAVDADRSVITTGRIWITVDDPIAEAQTAADIAEASGGRVDRRNETPGTDTQTPSASLTLRIPADELDDVVAELRELGTVNSVSMDASDVTAQRQDLDARIEALTASVDRLRDLLGTATSIPDLISIESELTTRQAELDSLTQQRDALVDQVDYSTLDVALGTEAQAPAAVPGDFWSGLAAGWGALVVFGSWLSVAIGVLLPWLLAAAVIAAIIVGIVVLSSRQRRARRADAAASVAPQASPPAEAAPPVVPGHDRAPEA from the coding sequence ATGAGACGACGACTCGCACCGACGGCCGCCGTTGCGGCCGCGCTCATCGTGCTCCTCCTCGCCGGCTGCTCAGCCGACCAGGGCGCGTCCACGGGCGAGCCCGGCGGCATGGTCGAGGAGGTCGCGCCCGATGCGCCGCAGTCGGTCGAGGGCGGCGACGCCGCGGTCGACGCCGACCGCAGCGTCATCACGACCGGCCGGATCTGGATCACCGTCGACGACCCGATCGCCGAGGCGCAGACCGCCGCCGACATCGCCGAGGCATCGGGCGGCCGGGTCGACCGTCGCAACGAGACGCCCGGCACCGACACCCAGACGCCGAGCGCCAGCCTCACGCTGCGCATTCCCGCCGACGAGCTCGACGACGTGGTCGCGGAACTCCGCGAGCTCGGCACCGTCAATTCGGTCTCGATGGACGCCTCCGATGTGACCGCGCAGCGCCAGGACCTCGACGCGCGCATCGAAGCGCTGACCGCCTCGGTCGACCGCCTGCGCGACCTCCTCGGCACCGCGACCTCGATCCCCGACCTCATCTCGATCGAGTCCGAGCTCACGACCCGGCAGGCCGAACTCGACAGCCTGACCCAGCAACGCGACGCGCTCGTCGACCAGGTCGACTACTCGACCCTCGACGTCGCACTCGGCACCGAGGCCCAGGCGCCCGCCGCCGTGCCCGGCGACTTCTGGAGCGGCCTCGCCGCAGGCTGGGGAGCACTCGTCGTCTTCGGGTCATGGCTGAGCGTCGCGATCGGCGTGCTGCTGCCGTGGCTCCTCGCCGCGGCCGTGATCGCCGCGATCATCGTCGGCATCGTCGTGCTGTCGTCACGGCAGCGACGGGCCCGGCGAGCGGATGCCGCGGCATCCGTCGCCCCGCAGGCCTCGCCGCCGGCGGAAGCTGCGCCGCCGGTCGTGCCCGGGCATGACCGGGCGCCCGAGGCGTAG
- a CDS encoding amino acid ABC transporter ATP-binding protein, giving the protein MSDQTTAEKPMVLAEHVSKSFGSNEVLKDISLEVKRGEVLCLVGPSGSGKSTFLRCINHLEQVSAGRLSVDGSLVGYREVGDKLYEMHPKDAAKQRRDIGMVFQRFNLFPHMTALENVMEAPTQVKGVSKAQAKARAHELLARVGLAERADYYPAHLSGGQQQRVAIARALAMDPKLMLFDEPTSALDPELVGEVLDVMKELAKTGMTMIVVTHEMGFAREVADTLVFMDGGVVVETGDPREVLANPKHARTQAFLSKVL; this is encoded by the coding sequence ATGAGCGACCAGACGACGGCTGAGAAGCCGATGGTGCTCGCCGAGCACGTCTCGAAGAGCTTCGGCTCCAACGAGGTGCTGAAGGACATCTCGCTCGAGGTCAAGCGCGGCGAGGTGCTCTGCCTCGTCGGCCCGTCGGGATCGGGCAAGTCGACGTTCCTGCGCTGCATCAACCACCTCGAGCAGGTCTCGGCGGGGCGGCTCTCGGTCGACGGCTCGCTCGTCGGCTACCGCGAGGTCGGCGACAAGCTGTACGAGATGCACCCGAAGGATGCCGCGAAGCAGCGTCGCGACATCGGCATGGTGTTCCAGCGGTTCAACCTGTTCCCCCACATGACGGCCCTCGAGAACGTCATGGAGGCCCCGACCCAGGTCAAGGGCGTCTCGAAGGCGCAGGCCAAGGCCCGTGCTCACGAGCTGCTCGCGCGCGTCGGCCTCGCCGAGCGCGCCGACTACTACCCGGCTCACCTCTCCGGGGGGCAGCAGCAGCGGGTCGCGATCGCCCGGGCGCTCGCGATGGATCCGAAGCTCATGCTCTTCGACGAGCCGACGTCGGCGCTCGACCCCGAGCTCGTCGGCGAGGTGCTCGACGTCATGAAGGAGCTCGCGAAGACCGGCATGACCATGATCGTCGTCACGCACGAGATGGGCTTCGCCCGCGAGGTGGCCGACACGCTCGTGTTCATGGACGGCGGCGTCGTCGTCGAGACCGGCGACCCGCGCGAGGTGCTCGCGAACCCGAAGCACGCGCGCACGCAGGCGTTCCTCTCGAAGGTGCTGTGA
- a CDS encoding amino acid ABC transporter permease gives MSDQSSGRAATPVPAGGPGAAPVPTKIVRLRHPWRIVFAVLLLAAFAVFVIDAAQREAFDWPTVGKYLFDQRISQAAGYTLLLTALSMIIGVVLGIILAVMRQSPNPVLKSIAWVWLWIFRGTPVYVQLVFWGLLSTVYTTIDLGVPFMEAWVSFPTDVLFNAFWLAVIGLALNESAYMAEIVRAGLLSVDSGQHEAATALGMGWGTTMRRIVLPQAMRVIIPPTGNEVISMLKTTSLVSAIPFTLELYMRQRDIAAAIFAPVPLLIVASIWYLAITSVLMVGQYFLEKRFARGVGARPDTGPGAVTGAMDAVDAEIAATAIAAKQGGDAR, from the coding sequence ATGAGCGATCAGTCCTCCGGCCGGGCGGCGACGCCCGTGCCGGCGGGCGGCCCCGGGGCCGCCCCGGTGCCGACGAAGATCGTGCGGTTGCGTCATCCGTGGCGCATCGTCTTCGCGGTCCTGCTGCTCGCCGCCTTCGCCGTCTTCGTCATCGATGCCGCCCAGCGTGAGGCCTTCGACTGGCCGACCGTCGGCAAGTACCTGTTCGATCAGCGCATCTCGCAGGCAGCGGGGTACACCCTGCTCCTCACCGCGCTCTCGATGATCATCGGCGTCGTGCTCGGCATCATCCTCGCGGTCATGCGGCAGTCGCCGAACCCCGTGCTGAAGTCGATCGCGTGGGTCTGGCTCTGGATCTTCCGCGGCACTCCGGTGTACGTGCAGCTGGTCTTCTGGGGCCTGCTGTCGACGGTCTACACCACGATCGACCTCGGCGTGCCGTTCATGGAGGCGTGGGTCTCCTTCCCGACGGACGTGCTGTTCAACGCCTTCTGGCTGGCTGTCATCGGGCTCGCGCTGAACGAATCGGCGTACATGGCCGAGATCGTCCGTGCCGGCCTCCTCTCGGTCGACTCCGGGCAGCACGAGGCGGCGACGGCACTCGGCATGGGCTGGGGCACGACGATGCGTCGCATCGTGCTGCCGCAGGCGATGCGCGTGATCATCCCGCCGACCGGCAACGAGGTGATCTCGATGCTGAAGACGACCTCGCTCGTCTCGGCGATCCCGTTCACGCTCGAGCTGTACATGCGCCAGCGCGACATCGCGGCCGCGATCTTCGCACCGGTTCCGCTCCTGATCGTCGCGTCGATCTGGTACCTCGCGATCACCTCGGTGCTCATGGTCGGCCAGTACTTCCTCGAGAAGCGCTTCGCGCGCGGGGTCGGCGCTCGGCCCGACACGGGCCCGGGCGCGGTCACCGGCGCGATGGACGCCGTCGACGCCGAGATCGCCGCCACGGCGATCGCCGCAAAGCAGGGAGGAGACGCTCGATGA